atttttttcatccataatgattgtattaattaagtaataaagtgatgatatttataatttatcgTATCTTTTAGATTAATAAGTTAATTGAGCATATTAGTATTTTGGTTGATTGAGAAAATTAGTAGTTTGTCAATTATCACTATAAAAATTAATGCACAAGATAAGAACTACTCCTTGTTTACCTTCGCACAGTGCCCAAAAAAGTCCAAGACAAGCTAAAGCCAACATGACAAAAGATAATGAGTTTGAATTTCATCCACCCTCATTATTTCAAATAGAATATTTAGTGTCATGCATATATGTGTTGCATCTACATTTCGAGCCCAGAGAGTTCTTGTGTGAGGGGACATgtcaaattataaaatatattctgaaatttcaaccatcaacttaaacttttgattgagttaattttttttgacaaaaacaTATTTATCTTAATCTTTAACTTGACTttgaatattttgttgaatataTAAAGAACTTGAATGAAAAATTAAGGGGTAAAAGCTAAATCTAGGTTGAAAATAAGGGGATATAATTTAATACTCTTAActtcttataaaaatattaaatttatcataGGTCATCTAATGCTCTATAACTTTTTTTACATGATATGTTATACTTAATCTGTTCCATCgtacttattatatttgaatttttacgcaatttaatgcgttattttgttcatttatatatttaactaCACACgtcttaaattataaaaagttaatattatgaaagtatgcgattagacgattaaAAAAgaattccacttgactatatttttacttacacatGGCagcaatataaaaaataagcttaaatgatAGATAATTCCCATAACAAAAATATAGCTAGTATTTCAAAACAGAGAAATTATACACTACAACGCTCTTTTTCATAGGACAAACCTTTAATTAGAAGTGTAAATGCAACACAGCACATTTTATCTCACACATTAGGAAAATATAGCTAGTATTCCACTTGAATTTGAGTATTTGTCGAAAATTCAAGCCcatgatttttttaaatcctTTTTCAGCTCCTCTTATATCTAACCAAGTAAAACAGACCATttcattttttatgaaaaattaattttaatagaaaACTATTTTTCAGAATTAAAAATACTATGCTTCAGATTTTAGAAACTATAATTAATTCACCCAAAAATTAtctattgaaaataaataaacaataaaatattttatacatcAAAATTTATTTCGATACAATTACTCTCTATGTCCCTATGATGAATCACCATATAGCTCAATAAAGTTTCATATATTTGAAATTGTATAATATTTTTCAGGGAGTacaataattactaaaaactaaagattattaattaaataaataaaataacaattgtaTTATTGTAGCAtctcaaataattaatttattcatacATACTTCTATAAGGAGTCATGAAAGAAGTAAATATTGGCATTACCAAACTCAAATTCTAGTTAATTTAGGAAATACTACAAGATTGCACCAACCAGCAATGACCattctttaaaacaataataatcatcagCTGGATGCTTAATGCTCTAAAACCCCCCACcaaattaaagtaaattaatcaaattttctacaacaatacatgAATTAAAATTTTGGATATATTTTCTCTTTCACCCTCTAACTAGTTTGAATAATAACTTctataaattatgtaaataatcTTAGCTTTTTCTAGCAGCTGTGAATAATCTCtagtattaattatatttaaataatcttatatttgtaattttttgctGATAACAACCtttattacattttaattaGCTAAAAGATGAGTGGGTTAGaccaatgaaaaaatataagaaggaagaagaaataAGTGTAATGGCTAATAAGTACCTACAAACCCAGTTAAAATATGACAACGAATGCTGTCagcaaaaaaatatacaaaaatttaattatttaaaaataatcaatagtaaagATTATTCACAGCAAATCAGATGAGCAAAAAGTGGGATTTTTCATAACAACTTTTCCTATTATTATATAGTTCTCATCATCAATATCATACCCGGTATATCttatgagagaccgtctttaaCTCGGTGCGAAGACCTCAAACAAGCGGCCTATATTCTCATATTATGTCTAAGCTATATCTGTCGGTGAGACCGTTTCATAAAACAATTTCtattaatatatatagttataataataagaaataaaaattaaaagctaGAATATTAATTAGGTCGAAATTTTTGCCTGCAAGAATGACAAGTGATCTCTCCCATGCAAGTAGTAGCACTATCCCTAAGTCTTTCAGCCTTTGCAACTTCTTCTCTAGCTTTATCCCACATAGCACGAGCTCGAGCGAACTCAGAGTGAGCCAACTCAATTTCTCTCCGAGTCAACTCTCTAACTCGCTCTGCATATGCTTTTTCAATGGCAGCCACCCTTAGTTGCTCCTTAGCTTGCCATTTCAGTGCTTCGATGCAGCTGAAATCGGACGGCTCAGATGGGTTCAAACTTATGGACAGCTTCAAATCAAGAGATGGCCCACCATTTGcatgatgataatgaagatgatcatgatcatgatcatgatcatgatgaCGATGATCTCCGCCGTTAGATGGGTGGTAAGATCGACGGTGGTGATTGAACCAAGGAAGAGCACGTGAGGAGGAGGTGGTAGCAGGAGGATGAGGAGGTGGGGGTGGCAGAAGTTGGAGTTCTTTTTGATGATCCAACTCTTTTTCCATGTGGGGAAGAATAATAGAGAGAAGAAGATtatattatcttttattttttaaaatttttaaaatttttttttctttttgggttTTTACTTTTaggaagaaaaaggaaaaaagggtTGTATGTATTATGTGTTCTTGTGACCCTATTTAGAAGAAAGTAAGAAAAAGAGGTGGGAATAGAGAGAGATGAGAAAGGGTTGTGGGATTTTTTAGTTCAATTTTTAGTTAAGGGATGATAATAGTACACTACAACTCAAGTGTTTATATATAAAAACTAAGGGTAGTTTCATTTACCAACATACCCTTTAGTTCCTTTGTAACAATGATAGCTTAAGGTACTAAACCAACTCATCAATGTGGTGCTATAGATAGGAATCTAGGCAACTTCATCAATTGGATAATATTTGATGGTCAAGAGTATTTGGGTTGTAAgagatataaaatattttcctTTCTAAGCTTTTGTAATTATTTGGTGTGTATGTCTAGATTTTACTTGCATGCATGTACCTAACTTAGTAATGAGAAAAGTATAATATTaccgttttttttttcatagatATTAATATATCATCACAATGGGTTTTTAAATTTCTATCACAATAAACCATctataattttgtttaatttttttcttgatttttttatttttgttattgctcTTTAATCCGgataaagaaaaaaagtgaGTACGTTGTACATTTATGACAATCAATTTAGTAAGACTTAATCACATCATAATCttgaactaaaaataaaaattcatggAGGTTTAGCATCACAACTCAACAACTTGTTAATATACTTCCTAGCTAGGCATGGGTGTAGCCGGAAGCATGCAAAGGTTGATAGGTTGACACTCAGAAGTTATGCACCTAACTTCTTGTGTTTGGTGTCAAAATGAGCAAGGGTATGTACATATACGACTAAGTTGCATTGTCACTCTAAAGCAATATGTCATATTGCTCGAGTATGGTGACAAATAAGTTAAGACACATAGGTTTGAACATATATGATACGGTTaaggaaaatttaataaaatgatttAGAGCAAGTTGGGACTCAGGACATTccttatactatatatatattgtggGACTAAACAAGCATCACGCTATGTACGCAAGGGCTTAACATATAAATGAACGAAACAAGAAGCAAGGGCCTAACCAAATTTGTACTCGTTCGAGCACTTAGGCACTCGTTTAATCACTTTGGTGCTCCTTCGAGCACTCTTAAATTTCAATAGGCAGTGGCTTCTAAAGCTTATGTACTTTGGTATGGGAGCTAGGTGCACTCGTGCGAGCACCAGATGCGCTCGAACAAACATTTATGTATAGTGCGTATGTTCGCAAATGGAAGCATTGTTTCATAAGCATGTATTCTATCACTATAATTAGGCTTTTGATCAGTTAATTAATAGACACAAAAACAAGGGATAAAATTAtgcatggactttattttttgaTCAGTTAATTAATAGACACAAAAACGAGGGATAAAATTATGCATGGACTTTATAAATAAACGACGTACACGATGCATTATACTTGCTTAGAATTTCTGAATTCATGCTACATATTTCTCtttgtacttttctttttataaaaatatcatactGACATCTACAATAGAGTAACATTCAATaaaatacataacaattttaatcaaataagattttatatagaaaaagtTACGATCATTATAAAGGAGATCTGACATTGAAGCATTCTTTCTATCATATCGTTGTTTGATACAACCTCTCTACAATTGATTATCTtccaaattttattgtttttaatgtttttttctcTTTGTGCTAATCATACGAAGAACatagaaatttttaattttgttctaGATTTAGATACATATTTAAGTGCTCACTTTTTACTCAGATTACAgtataattgtttatatctcattgtcaatttcaaattaatattCACAAGTAATATATTATAgggaaaatatcacaaaagaaaattttacaTACAAGTTAGAATTCTTTATCAGGTTTTCTAGCGATTTAAGCGTTGCAAATAACTCATCAAATTCTATAAGTTTGGTGTTCATCACTAAAGAAGTTCATAGTCATAGATACAACTGAATACAAATATTTACTTGTAATGTGTATTTGTTATTTGCATTATTCGTTATAATTTTTTGTGATAATGTTGTCTGAATAATGGTAAGCGTTAATAATCTCACATCAAACTTTATCAAATTGGACAAGTTATTAGTTGTGAAATTTTGAGttgacaaaataaaataaccaTTTTATTGACTACCCGCATATTTCATAACTACACTTAAAATCACAAGAGAAGGAATTAGTAActttaataaaactataaaattacaacttttgTTTAACATGAAAATATATGACATAAACATGAAAGATGATCATTCTATACGtgtctctctatatatatatatatatatatatatatatatatatatatatatatatatatatatatatatatttatattcaattggGAAATGCGTGAAAAATacaaataagattaaaatataatataaataaagaaataatgcAGCTTATGatcaatagtaataataaaaatattataggaAAAAAATAGAATGTGTAAAA
This Amaranthus tricolor cultivar Red isolate AtriRed21 chromosome 13, ASM2621246v1, whole genome shotgun sequence DNA region includes the following protein-coding sequences:
- the LOC130798163 gene encoding zinc finger protein SHOOT GRAVITROPISM 5-like produces the protein MEKELDHQKELQLLPPPPPHPPATTSSSRALPWFNHHRRSYHPSNGGDHRHHDHDHDHDHLHYHHANGGPSLDLKLSISLNPSEPSDFSCIEALKWQAKEQLRVAAIEKAYAERVRELTRREIELAHSEFARARAMWDKAREEVAKAERLRDSATTCMGEITCHSCRQKFRPN